The Syngnathus scovelli strain Florida chromosome 19, RoL_Ssco_1.2, whole genome shotgun sequence region CACACAACATTATCTCCCTGTTTTTTCAGGTCAAACATTCCCCTTAAAGTTTCCTATTTTCTCTCTATCTGGAGGGAAGAAAGATGGCGTGGCGCGGCAAATCTTTCCCTCCTCCGTATTAGATATGACTGGAAGGTGAGAAGCCATTTCCCAGTGTCTCGAATTTCACAGCTGACAAAGAatgaacccttttttttttcacgtataTCAGGAGTCATTTAACCAGGCTGAGGAATTTCCCCAATTCCCAACCTGGGGAGCAAAAACAGCGAGCAGTGGAGCTTGCAGGGGTCTGGGAATTTGCTCCTTGTTGTGCACACTGCAGAAAGCCAGTCATGCTTGGTGAGTTCAGATAGCACAGCACTGAGGTATTCTCTAAATAAGGCCACATGAGCCCCGCATTGTTTTCTTATTCATGAGATCTAGCAGCACTGGGTGAGAAATTTCATCAGGTGGCTCGCAAAATCCCATCCGAGAAGCAGTTGATAGCTTTTAATCACTTGCAAAATTAAATCATCCGTAATGTGTCGCAGAAGGTTGGCTTTTAAAAAATCCCACTCGTGCATATTATTAAAGCATTCTTTCGTGTGTTTCCTCGCTTGAAATATTCAGAGGCGTGGAGAtgggagtcttttttttttttttttagtacgtCTGTTTATTTCTCGTGAAATGGACTTGACTGGCTTTCCTGTAAGGAAGTAATATAGAGCAAAGGGGAAATAATAGCGGATGTATTTTGTCTCTAAGAGGAAGAGAAAATCAGTCAGGGGTATCTTAACTGCCTTAAAAGTCAAGCTTGACTAGTGATGAATATGTTTAAATGggaaataagtaaaaaaaaaatggccaatgTGCTTTTTATGCTCTCTCGGCCACAcgcagaaacaaaaaaaaaaagcgctggaggaaCTCCGAGGCTCAAAGAGTTTGATTTGTGTCAATTTCCTACAGGAACTTCCGTCCTCTCTTCTGAGCCCGCAGCTGAAAGACTATCAATTAGTTCCTTATTATGATCCCCAGGAGGGCCATAAAAGTTTGAGTGGGTTCAAAGAGCACATTTACCAAACTGTTTTAAGTCTAAAAATAGGAAAACTCAGAAGAATTCCGGATTGTTGCATTGTCATGCACACGCAAAGTCAGTCTGAGATTCTCCAAGTCGAAAAATCAGAGCGAATCTGAATTACGATGTGTCTGCCAGCCAGCCCTCTTGCActtgttttcaattttttttttctcttcccttCTGAAGTTAGTTTTGATGTGCCTGTGTATTCATCTCAGGCCTTGGAGATGTGAAagctggatgtgtgtgtgtgttggcacaTAAAGCAATCCCGTGGGTGCTTTCATGGAGATGCAGATGTTGCTATTGAAGGACGGCTACTTCCTTTGACCTGACTCGGATTTGAGTTCATATTTGGGCCGTGGCTGAGAACAATTCATCCAAACGTCCGTCGGGCCCTGCAGGCACTTTTCTATCTCCCTCCTATAGAACCAAATGTAAATATTACCCCGACGCGGAGTGTAAGCCATATTTTTCTCGGGCTTTTCACACAGCTGGCTCCAGGCTATGGTACTGTCAGTCGCAGGAACGGGTTGGTTATTGGCTCCGTCCTTCTTTCCCAGTTTTCTCATCCCTCATTTGTCCAGGCCGCTTTTTGCTCAATCGCCTGCGAGCATGCCTCTTATCTGTCGTTTCTTTTGTCCAGAAGCTCCATTCCGGTTTACAGGTCACGAGACGAGCGGTTGTTAACGATCTCGGGATTTTTCAACGGGTTTGCGTATTGTGTTTATGTAagtgtttgatttttttgaCGGATGTTGAGAGGTTTGCGCGCCTTTGTGTGTCTACGCTCGGCTGCACAATGAGCTTTGCTCAAGTGCATGtttgcctcctcctccttttgtttggagattttttttttctttaaaaggtGGACGTTTATAGCTTGAGGTGTGCTCCGAAAGCTTCAAGATGGACTCTTGAAGGAAATTTCTCTTTCCTGTCAACAATATATTGTGGAGGATTTTCCCAACAATTACAAAATGATGGTTGGCTAATTTTGAatcatgattttctttttttagagtTAAAATAAACGTACAGGTTCTATGTGATTCTGCACAGCCGTACTTGTTCTGATTGATGACGTGCACAACCCAAAACTTTTAgaattgcaaaataaaaaacaccacAAGTCACCCtaaaaggtatttttttttttttatcggccGTCTAGCTCTTCAATCTTTTCCATTaaaagtgaaaaatgaaaggaCTCAAATGTTTGCTCAACagctataaaaaaaatagagctgCTGTAGCCTAGCTGAAGATTCATATATCAGCTAGCACTCGACATTGGTAGTTGCCAGACTGCTGTCTAGTccggctcaaaaaaaaaaaaaaatgtgataagAGCTGAAAGGAGTCACAAATGTCAACACTCTGATAAAAAAGAGCAAAGTTTATCAGAAATGTCCGTGACATTGAAAGTTTCCTACTCCCTCATCTTCATTTTATAAATGCAACCGAGGATTCCCATGAAGAATAACAAATAAAAGAAGAAATGGATTAAAAGCTCCTTTTGCTCCAATCAATATTGTTGGCTGTAGTAAACACCGCATACATTAGTCACACTCTCCAGACTTGAATGCCGATGCAGTGTCAAGTTAACATGCTCAATTGCTTTCCGTCTATGTTTCAATGAATTAATGAAATACTTGCTAACGGCTTCTAGTTGGCGACGAGCGTGTGTGGGCTGCCTTTATCTCATTAGCATCCTTTGTCACCATGTGAACtgccctccccccctcctccattgTGCTCTTATGCATTTTGACCTGTGGAGCGAACGGAGACACTGAATGGCTTTgcttggggggggcgggggttgcATTGGAAAGACGAAAAGCCAATAAGGTGAAGATAAAGTTGCTTTGAACAAATTCTTTCTTTGATCAGACGGCTGAGCAATGGAggggctttctttctttctttcgcaAGACACTTGACGGAGAAGGAATGGTATTGTTTTCTTCGTCCGTCTTTAGCGCCGTGGACtgctggcgttttttttttttgtcatggaaATATGCACAATTACTTGAAAGCACCACATGTGAATATTTAGGAAATTGGAGTCTCGGATTTTCATCTTTGGAATGTTTTTCGGGAGAATTTCCTTGTCTGATTGTGACGTCAAATGGTCTGATGAATTCATTTCTGGGTTTTTTTCCCTTGTCACGATTTTGTTTGCCCAAGCACAGCTGGTCTTAAACAAGCATTAGTGTGGCCTAATTTCTCATTAGCCAATTCTCGTCTATTCTTCTGCAGCTAACAAAAGAACGCCCCTCATTGGTCTTTCTGTCACGCCAATTGATTGTTTCCTCTAATCcaatgtctttcagcttgaggtTTATCAGCACAACTTCCTTAGAGCTGACCTGGAACTGTCGCAAATAGATCCCCACAATGGGATGATATattgtctgtcttttttttattttatttttttttaattcccattctgaGCAGGACTGTTATTAGGTCCAATACAAATTAGTCAATCAGACTTGAATGGATGTTGCCATGGATGCCGGTATAAGTATTCAAGTCACATTTACACTCAAGACAACACAAGATATCCCAAAAATTCAATATTATCGAGTAGCCTCTGGAATGAatacaacactttttttttttgctggagaGAGCAGTTATTGATTTTCTTCTTATATCCCGTTATGTCTTAAATCACACATATGGCAAGAAGgagctgttttttcttttttaacaaacTTTTCAGGGCTTTTCATTACCATTAAGCCATAATACAAACATTCCAACCAATCAGGCCGGTTGTCACGAAAGAGGTGATCCGAGCTTGCTTTGTCAGTTGTCAACAAATGCTGCTTTAAAGTcacatatgcattttttttttaatttaggagTGATCAAACCgaattctcaattttttttttgcagatagcACAGGCAGCCAAGACCTCCTCCCAGGCTGATGACTTATACCTGGATGACGCAGGCTCAGGAGGTTACTAccctgaagatgatgatgattttaACTCGGGGTCAGGCTCAGgtaaaaaatttcaaattttattctgTATTTTATGCATCAATTTCAGTCCTTCACGCAGTGTGAAAGAAACATCAAGGACATTTTGCAACATCCTTTTTGTGTTTTATACAATCATCTCCCAGGTGCAGGTGAAGAAGTGATTGAAGAAACGGTGACTGTTAGTATGGTGTATATTGCACCCAAAGCAGAAGAACCTACCAAGGACTCCACCAAAGATTTCACCCCCAAGGTGGAGACAGCCACAGTTCGAGAAACCGCCAGGGACAACACACCCAAGAAGCCGTTAAGAACAGAGGTCAGTAGAACAAAAGTTTCACTTCTGTTGTTTTGACGTAAGTCGGTGACGTCAAGAGTGATCGATGAAGGATTGTGTATTTTGATGAAAATTATTTGAAGCGTCAGAGGTCAATAGATTTTCCAAAAAGAATTTTGCCCCGCAGCAAGCAGCACCGTTCTCATGGTAACGTCACAACATTTCACCCACCCACACTGATGTTTTTTAGAATTCATCCTTGCTGTCAGTCAAGGTAATTCAAATTAGTAGTTGTTTTCAATTCAAATGGtcgggaaaaagaaaaagacgtcACTCATGTATTTTGCTCATTATAAAGCTCCGTggagacaaagcggtacagaaaatggatggatggatagatggactgTTTACCAAAAATGATGTGCcaggataaaataaaataatcacagTAGCCTGTTATTTTTTTGACTCTTTCTGGGCTAGGAACTATTTGATTTATTAAtacatcaataaataaaaagaaatacaaatgatCAGGTTACTCTTACGATAAAGATTTCCATTCGTTCCGCTAGACAACAGAGTAGCCTACATCTGTTTGAGATTAGTCGAAAGCTTCCCTAAAGAAAGTCCTACCTGCTGTCTCACTGACACAAAATCACGGGATAACCTTAACGCCACCCTGGGCTCATTTCAGATGCAACTGTTCTTCTTTCCTACGTCAGTAGATTACGCTAATCTATACAGGCAACTTGGATCCATTCCAGTTCAATTCTTAGCCGGCCAACTGTTTTCACCGGCCCGCTTCGCTTTACGTGGTTaacgatattaaaaaaaatgatgttcTCTCTAAATCCAGGCACCACCAGTGGCTGTTACGGAGGACATGAAGAGGAACCAGATGACCAGCACAACCGGTGCCCCAGGCTCGGCTCAGGAGCCCATCGAGGTCCGCACGGAGAACCTCTTCCAAAGGACGGAGGTGTTGGCAGGTATGTGccattcaacaacaacaaatctgGTGTCAGATCTTCCATTGTCAAGGAAGATAAAATAGATTGAGGAACGTCTCATTTGTTCTGCTTTTACTATTTTAAACAATTATGACTAAGTAAGCgtgtttcccttttttttttgcccctggCTCTGTAGTCCTACGTCTCCCACCTGATCCACTTCTCAAAATAAATGCTTTTAATAAAATCCATCTGTTTTCCTCCACGGGACCTTGTGGAGTTCACACCGGCGTGGGTGTTCAAAGCACCTTCTGCCTTGTTTGAGAACACGGATAGCGCACGGCGTCTGATCCCATCCGTCTTCTCCCTGCATGTCTGGGTTTCACGTTTGATTGGCACCTCACTTCCATTCTGTCTCAGCCATCTCGCTGGTTTCTTTTTGATAGGCACCTTTTTATTCAATGCGGATTAGAATGACAATTAGAAAGATCTCTTCATTATTTATGGGCCAATTAAATGACAtgaataattttttttgcttctcagCTGTTATCGCCGGAGGGGTGATTGGATTCCTGTTTGCCATTTTCCTCATCCTACTCCTGGTTTACCGCATGAGGAAGAAGGATGAAGGCAGCTACGACCTGGGCGAGAGGAAACCTTCCGGTGCAGCCTATCAGAAAGCCCCAACTAAGGAGTTTTATGCATAAAAGCCCCGCCCACTTCTCCTGGGATCAACAAAACACAAGCGGCTGCCCCCGAGCCGCAGCCTCTGGCAAGAGCGAACACGAGAAACAATATGTTACAATGTTGATTTATGGAAAAATAGCATAATGGGAAGCTTTTGCATAGCATATTGTTGTTAAGATTTttccctttttaaaaaaaaaacaaaaaaaaacaagctttcCTTGTTTTATGGCAACTGTCAGTGTATTGtatgaaaagatttttttttttattaaaaataacacaaacaGGATCTGTAAAGGTGAGAAAATCAATCGCATCTGTCTTCTGTCTAAGGAGCTTGTGTTTAGTCGCTGActacttttaactgcagcaGTATGTTATTtgtaaagaagaaagaaaaaatcaaACGTGGAAATAATTGAATATAATTATTCTGTATCAAtcctacttttttttcttattttttttttttaattttgtcttaGCATGTCTGATGTTGATCTCTAAAGTTGTATTACATTAATTTATCTTTTCTCTGATGTTGAAAAATGCCTTTGTAGTtttgatgaagctctttttgtcTTCACATTAACGCTGTTAATAGTCAATGTAAATTTTCTCCCTTCAggttgcaacgtttcttttttttttttgctctcacgCCCATTTTTGAATAGAGGTGAGCATGACATCATGTCTTGTTTATTTGTGGgttagtttttttggggggaggggcgggtgaacagcattttatttttaaacacaggaATTAGTCCGAGATGGAAGAGTTgtctaaaaaaagaagaagaaaaaaagattgcaCACGATTGTTTCGGTGTCGGAAGTCTCTTATTACGATTTCAGTCACCTTCCCCATCCTTGCCAAACTAGCATCCTTCAACCCTTCCCGGGcctctttttctctctgtttACCATCCCGCCCACCTTCTTTTTTAGTCCGACTGGAGCACGGCCAGTTAAGCTGTCAATGGCCTGCCCCACTTCCTGCTTTGTGCTCGTGTTGATGCTTTGGGCCTAAAGACGagctcaatgaaaaaaaaaaaaaaaaaaagctttattgGACACAAACACCAGACCACATGCAGAGCACATAccacggaagaaaaaaaaaaaaaacagcaaagacaCATGTGGAAACTTCTACAcaagtattcttttttttctcaaatgataAATAAGAAGGCTTAAAAATGTTCAGTGATGCCTACAACAGACTCTTCCACTTCTGTGTTCATTAATATTCTCTGCCAGGGCAAAGGTCATGACAAACCCAAAGACTCAACCCAatcctgtgtgtttattttctcaatTAAAGAGGCCTGCCCTTCCAATAGCTTATTAGTATACGGAAAGATATataaatacagtatatataatgtatattCACAAATGTTTTAAACCTTCAAAGTGCCTACCATTTGGATAAGATCACGCTCGCAGTGAGCGCGAAGCAGGTGTCGAAACAGCTCGACTGGCATTCAGTGTGCATGGATGACTGTAatggtaacatttttttttttttttttttagtctgatAAAAAGCTGACAGTATTGTACCTATAAGTTGAAACAACACTACTGAATAAACATTGTGGCCTAATAACCAATTgcctttgtgatttttttttttacacctcaaGTC contains the following coding sequences:
- the sdc2 gene encoding syndecan-2: MRNVCFIVTLGLAVYLSGERIAQAAKTSSQADDLYLDDAGSGGYYPEDDDDFNSGSGSGAGEEVIEETVTVSMVYIAPKAEEPTKDSTKDFTPKVETATVRETARDNTPKKPLRTEAPPVAVTEDMKRNQMTSTTGAPGSAQEPIEVRTENLFQRTEVLAAVIAGGVIGFLFAIFLILLLVYRMRKKDEGSYDLGERKPSGAAYQKAPTKEFYA